In the genome of Pempheris klunzingeri isolate RE-2024b chromosome 20, fPemKlu1.hap1, whole genome shotgun sequence, the window AGTGGTGGATGCTGAACAGGAGTAAACACGAATCAccatctgcagctcctctgaggAAGCATCCACTGATGAGCTCTCAGTGTGTAAtgggccacagcagcagctcacacaggGAACACAGGCAGCTCGTCATTGGTTGTGCCTCTGCTGACATCTGCTGGTCAACAGGAGAAGtattcccctttaacagaagcTGACTGGAAACCAAGACCACGTATTTTGGGGTATCTTGTGTCTCTTGAGCGTCTGAGGTCATTTCATCAGAATGGTTCCCTCAGCAACAAGCATCTCACACACAAGCTGAGATTACAGGTGTGGTTCACCATCCATCCAGAATctcaaaacaaatataataataaatccaCAATGTCGAACAGAAACCTGAAGAGGGAAGAGACGACGTTTTGCTCTAATGGCTGTGGAATAATGACACCACTAGCGTTTAGGTCGGTTCCCTCAAAGCAAACAAGCCTCAGCTCAGCTCATTCCTTCCTCATTCCTTCTCCTTGATCCGTAAATAACAAATCTGCCGACTTATTAATACAAGCGGATGTTTCACCCAGACGCTGTCAGAGCGCTGAGATCTGAGAGGGCTCCTTGGTGTCTAAATTGGgattctttgttgttgtttgtggcTTTGGACAGCAGCCACGCTGATGGCGGGAgcattagctgctgctgcaaggTGAATAACGAAACCTTTTTAATACAACCAGATGTTTTACTTTGGGGTTTGATCGTTTTGCTTCTTTCTAAAATTAGAACTTATTGAAAGTCACCTTATGATAATGTATATTTCTAATAAAGAGCAGCTGACAGATGGTTGAATATTTGATCCAGTTTGACTTTGagacagcagcaacattaaGGCAAACACATAAGACCTTACTACCCAACTCCAGATGTGAAAACAGATTATATATCTGTGCATTGATTGGATAAACATCTTTAAATGCTTTGAGAGTATTATTGTAGAGAAACTctgaatgggggggggggagaaaccAAAGTTGAAATTTGGGAAAAACCCCAAAATGATTAGAACTTGACATTAAACGGTATTAATGATTCGAGGATGTTTTAATCCGGCATGTTTCGACCTGAAGGCGTGCATCGAGTCTATGAGCATGTACAGGAGAGAGATGGTAAGCTCCCCTCAGACCTGCAGGATGTTTGATGGTGGAGCGATTCAGACGCCCAGCGGAGGAAACAGAAGGAGCGAAGCCGCCACTTTATCCTCCcagataaaagaaaagtgaggctgtttgtgtttttacagctgcTGGAGGTTAATGTGCCCcagtctgtaggtgtgtgtgtgtgtgtgtgtgtgtgtgtctgtaggtgtgtgtgtgatatgagtCAGACAGGCCAGTTACTGTCACCGTATTACTGTAAAACAATCAACTGAATTATAAGAACTTGGATGATTCATTAACTTTAATCTAGCGTCAACATGAGGTCAAACTTTTAATTTATCAGCATATTTATTAAGACCAAACACGTACAAAACTAATCAGCCTCACTCCCATTAACAGACCATATCAGACAATTGTGGTCTTAATgtcatattttagattttttactgtttggtcggacaaaacaaaCGATTCGAGGACGTCACCTCAGACTCTGGGAGACACTTTTCactacattttgacattttattgacaaaaaaagtGGTTAAGcgaaaaaacagtaattatcaGATGAGAAAGGGTgaaacagaatgaaaagaacagacgatatatataaataaatgtgtcataGCACAGTGTAAACATACTGAAATAACATCcagcaataaaaacagacacaatatgATTGGATTATTGGATTTATGAGAATATCTTTATATATGAATAATCCTTGTGTTCACTGGATGAACACAGTGAGTTCCCACCAACACTGCAGTGGTTCAGTCTGACCACAGCGGGGCAGCCCTCTCCCACCCTGGGGTgatgttctccacacagttaGAGCTCCAGGCCACCAGAAAACAAAGTAGATGAAGCATCAGAATAAACAGTTAATATTCTAGTAAAGGTGTTAAAATGTGTTCTTAGTCGACACTGAGGTTTAAAATCATTGTACATGTTaacagagagaacacacacatgtttgaGTATTTCCCTTTTCTGCCACTTTATCCTTTTACTCCCCTACATCTCAGTGgtttttactccattacatttacattacaccctttttctctccttcctgtccAGAGAAAACCACACGTCTACAAATACATTCATCCATTTGTCTCCAAAgctcaataaactgtttaaaaccCTCTTGGATGAGCTGGAAAAGGCTCCATCTGAAACTGAAGACTTGACTTTTTAGAGACAGAGACCCTGCAAACACATGATGATCTtttatcccatgatgcattgctgcagatGAAACCACCAGACAGGATAAAAACCAGTTATAAAGCAgtaatgatataaaaataatgcagcagtgaaatgaaTCCAGAAGCATCAGATgtaaagaggaaaacactgacgggaacattttaaaacacagataattCTCCTGAAGGTTTCAGACTAGTGGAGTATTTCCACAGTGTACTTATACTGAAGTAAAGAGTCTGAATAATACTTCTAATGCCAGCATGTGATTATTTCTAACATCCTGAAGATAACGGTGTCGTCATTACTCTGGTTTTTCCTGCATTTTTATGGTCATCATACCTCAAACCTCAAAATGCTGCAGCCATTTATCATTTCcattaacctcttaagacccgagctcttgtttgatatgcattttttatttctccttgctatttgggcttattggaccctgataagtataaaacctaagcatcatctttttacatggtgtagttttagagaaacatgacgtccacatatgtggacaatcggtcttcatttccagaaaacacaataaagtcacctttgtgcaaaactctttatttccaccttGAACatagcaggttttttttctcctgactgcttttgcatgtatttataacacatacaaaacatattttgaacatgttttgaaaatcacggtgcaaaaaacaatatgaaatatcaacaattttgcccacatacatgtccatacggccccagctgaGCAGAATGAACTACTATGGTGATATAACCCAAGATGTGATGtcgccaggtctttagaggtgAAAGGAAGATGTTTTCAGGCTGGGAGAGAGGGAATGCCACTtgttggtggtgtgtgtgtgtgtgtgtgtgtgtgtgtgtgtgtgtgtgtgtgtttccctccccAGCCTCTGATCATCACTGCTGTACATTCATCAGAGTCTGGATGTGGAGCTGTTGCGCGCAGTCGAGGCGCGCGTCTCCACGGACCGCGCGTCAATGTTGTCGGACAGATTTCGGAGCGCAGAGAATCATGAATGAACACAACATGAAGATGAATCTCTCCGCGGTGAACTCCTCCTGGAGAGCCGAGTCGGTGGTGGTTTCTCTGGGGTTCTCCGTCATCTTCCTGGTCGGCACCGTGGGCAACTCTCTGGTCCTCGCCGTTCTGTTTCGCAACGGACAGATGAACACCAAGACCACCAACCTGTTCATCCTCAACCTCGGGATAGCGGACCTGTGCTTCATTGTCTTCTGCGTGCCCTTCCAGGCCACCATCTACACTCTGGATGAATGGGTGTTCGGACCCGTCGTGTGTAAAGTCGTGCACTTCATCATTTTTCTCACCATGTACGCGAGCATCTTCACCCTGACAGCTGTTTCCCTGGACAGGTGCGTCCGCCACAGTTTATTATGAGGCTCAGgtggaacaggagggaacatcTGACTGTTAACCTGCACAGTCAGGAGTTTCTAGTGTCCATCACactttgtatttagtttttacCTGCAACGTTTGGTACATTTTTAGTTTGcttatttattacttattttgtttgtattcatggtggtggtcacttttactatctatctatctatctatctatctatctatctatctatctatctatctatctatctatctatctatctatctatctatctatctatctatctatctatctatctatctatctatctatctatctatctatttatctatctatttgtctacctgtctgtctgtctgtctatttatCTGGCAAGTAAATTCTTGCCAACAGAGGCGTTGTTAGGGTTTTAGTGGAGTGGGGCccaggacacacagacagacagacagacagacagacagacaggcgctTCAACCATGTACTGTCTTTGTCCACTTTGCTGTGATGTAAAACTAATCCAGGACATTAAAACCCACGCACCATTAGCAGCCACGCTCAGTTTGTGTGCCGGTATGCACATCAGCACGCCCGACGCCGGCTTCCACAGACAGATCAGTTTGATTGGAGTCGTCCATTTCCTGCATCCTGTTTTTACAgggttgttgttggtttttttttttccagttagAACATCATGAAGTTTTTTTGGCACCAATGTTCATTTACTCTCTCGGCTCACGGTTGGCAGAAAAGTCTGGTCTGATGTGGCGAAGTCGTCACAAATAATCCACAAGTAGCTCAAGTGGTGAATTTGATATCAAATACAATCTTTACCACATTGATTAATAttgtaaccatagcaacaagGGCCTCCCAATGCTGTGTGCACACTCCCAGTGATCGGCTACAAACTGACACCCAAAACTTGTGATGGCatgaaagcaaagcagagaaaGTTGAGCTGCAGCTCTCCAGTGGTGAGAGAAAGTGTCGACAGGCATAAGTCTATTGGGTTTCTTCTATTTCtgctccccttctctctcccccacaaGTAGCTAGCTGATgctatgctagctaacgttagtgTCAGAGCACATGAGGATGCAATGGGGCGGTGAAATATGATGATGAACCAGCCCATGAGGACATCACCACATCATGGGCTGCTTTAGCAGCACTTCAGCAGCACCTTGGCGtcagtgtaaacacagcaaCCCTAAATACTGACCTCATTTATTTACCTAACCATTTAACCTAAtccagttgtgtttgtgtatctggcAGCTTCACCAACACCTGTAGTCACTTGTGTCTCTCAATAACGAACATCTGGATCACATGTCTTCCCTCTGATCTTACAGGTATTTAGCCATTTGCTACCCACTCCGCTCCCGAGAGATGAGAACGCCAAAGAATGCCCTGACTGCCATTTGCCTAATTTGGGCCGTGGCCTTGGTTTTCTCGGGGCCTTATCTCAGCTATTACACACAGATGGACCTGGCTGGCACTGTGGTGTGTATTCCTGCCTGGGAGTCCAAGCCACGCATCATTATGGACGTGTGCACCTTCATCTTTGGCTACCTCATCCCCGTCCTGGTTCTGGGCCTCACCTACGCTCGTACCATCCGGTACCTGTGGACCAGTGTGGATCCCGTAAAGGACATGTCCGAGTCCAAGCGGGCCAAGCGTAAAGTCACCAAGATGATCATC includes:
- the LOC139220270 gene encoding galanin receptor 2a — protein: MNEHNMKMNLSAVNSSWRAESVVVSLGFSVIFLVGTVGNSLVLAVLFRNGQMNTKTTNLFILNLGIADLCFIVFCVPFQATIYTLDEWVFGPVVCKVVHFIIFLTMYASIFTLTAVSLDRYLAICYPLRSREMRTPKNALTAICLIWAVALVFSGPYLSYYTQMDLAGTVVCIPAWESKPRIIMDVCTFIFGYLIPVLVLGLTYARTIRYLWTSVDPVKDMSESKRAKRKVTKMIIIVAALFCLCWLPHHLVILCMWFGRFPLNHTTYVLRILSHLVAYTNSCLNPIVYALVSKHFRKGFRKVFSCSLRRREVNKVHAAQVVNSVSSVETSN